From a single Camarhynchus parvulus chromosome 20, STF_HiC, whole genome shotgun sequence genomic region:
- the SAMD10 gene encoding LOW QUALITY PROTEIN: sterile alpha motif domain-containing protein 10 (The sequence of the model RefSeq protein was modified relative to this genomic sequence to represent the inferred CDS: inserted 2 bases in 1 codon) has protein sequence MRGGRDGAALVTAXCRALTRIPPPAEMQQGRPSLCCVSTIRSSQGPPEPATAAASAHFSFCRSLLEHTVSAENLSYRLQRAAGSSLTWHDGRSQRPDGTGRTVKLLRQPGTEGSQVRGCDHYGIYHTSPTLGSLVKPVVLWTQQDVCKWLKKHCPHNYLIYVEAFSHHAITGRALLRLNGEKLQRMGIALEAQRQELLQQVLQLQVREEVRNLQLLSQDCTNTVNRAPLGWAVHRRYET, from the exons AtgaggggaggcagggatggagccgCACTCGTGACAGC GTGCCGAGCGCTCACGCGCATCCCTCCTCCCGCCGAGATGCAGCAGGGCCGGCCATCCCTCTGCTGCGTCTCCACCATCCGCAGCTCGCAGGGACCACCCGAGCCAG ccaccGCTGCCGCCTCTGCTCACTTCAGCTTCTGCCGCAGCCTCCTGGAGCACACGGTGTCGGCCGAGAACCTGAGCTACCGCCTGCAGCGCGCCGCGGGCAGCAGCCTCACCTGGCACGACGGCCGCAGCCAGCGCCCAGACGGCACCGGCCGTACCGTCAAACTCCTGCGGCAGCCGGGCACCGAGGGCTCACAG GTCCGTGGCTGTGACCACTATGGCATCTACCACACCAGCCCCACGCTGGGCAGCCTGGTCAAGCCAGTGGTGCTGTGGACCCAGCAGGACGTGTGCAAATGGCTGAAGAAGCACTGCCCACACAACTATCTCATCTACGTCGAGGCGTTCTCCCACCACGCCATCACAG GCCGGGCGCTGCTGCGGCTGAACGGGGAGAAGCTGCAGCGCATGGGGATCGCGCTGGAGGCGCAGcgccaggagctcctgcagcaggtcctgcagctccaggtgcgCGAGGAGGTGCggaacctgcagctgctgagccaag ATTGCACCAACACTGTGAACCGAGCTCCgctgggatgggctgtgcaTCGCCGATACGAGACCTGA